In Rhodothermales bacterium, the genomic window CATGCCCGACTTCAGGAGCTCTTGACTGATGAGTGTCTTGTACTGAAGCCAATTCACACTGTCGACTCTAAATGAGGACAGTGCAGGGATTCCAGTAACGACGAGCGGGATCCCGTGACTGGCTGCGAGTTGCCGCCACTGGTCCTGTAACCAGATTCCGAGGTCGGTGACATACTGCCACGACCTGTCTCGCTCCATCACTCTGAGCGTTGCTAGAGCAGCCGACGGGCCAATTCGCTCGGTCCAGAACGTGCTGCTTATGAACGTGGACTGCGCCACCTCCATGACTTCCCGACGGCCCACCACGCTGGTGATTGCGTAGCCATTGCCCAAAGTCTTTCCGAAAATGGCGAGATCAGGTTCGACTCCGTAGAGTTTATGAAGCCCCCCGAATTCCGCTCTAAACCCCGACGTGCACTCGTCGAAGACAAGTACGGCGCCTATGCGGTCAGCCAAGCGCCTCACTCCTTCCAGGAAGCCGGGTGCCGGACCAGAATCGCGGGAGACTTCCATCTTGATCACGCCGACATTGTTATTCTGCACGATAGCCTCAAGCTGATCGAGTCGGTTGTACTGGAACGGAAGCGCTGTGTCTTTCAGTGCTCTCGGGACACCGCGCGGGTCTAGACCGGGCAGGAGGTGTCCGTCCAAGCCTGCGTCGTCCGACAAATTTGCCGAGATATACCAATCATGCCATCCGTGATACCCACAGAAGGCCACCGTGTCCCGTCCGGATGCAGCGCGCGCGATTCTAATGGCGATCGCATTCGCCTCTCCGCCCGTTCGAGCTAGACGAACCATCTCCGCAAAAGGGTGCATGTCGCACAGCTTTTCGGCCAGCAGAACCTCTTCCGGGCAGTTGAGCGTGCTCATGTTACCTGCCTCGACAGCTTTCTTCACTGCAGCATCCACTTCCGGATTGCCATATCCAAGGAGATTCGTGCCGATTCCCATTAGCGATACGTCGAGAAACCGATTGCCATCCAGATCCCACACATGGCAACCGCGAGCCTTGGAGTAGTACGCAGGCCACTTTCCAGGGAGAAACATCTCTGGCCTCTTCGAAAGCAGCATCCCTCCGCCCGGGATTACTTGTTTCGCTCGCCGCCAAGTCTTTTGGCCGCTCCCGACAGCCGAGCCTGCATTACGCTCAGCTCCTCTGTTCCTCACAAAGAGCCACGGCTCCGAAACCTCCAACTCTCTCACCTCCGTCCAAGCGAAGTGTCTCTGTGGCCGAAAATGGGCGCAGACCGAGCGCACCACATCCAAGTCTGGCTTCTCATCGACGGTCCACCTGCTTCCTGAGTAGTCAAAGTCACAGGAGTAGTTCTCGGTGTGGAACCGTCCCGATTCCCGCATGAAGGAGGTCACGTGTTCTCGGTCGTACAGGCGTGTCGCGTTCTTCCAAGCAACCTTGAGCGCGGAAAAGGAAAAGACCTCCGTATCAAGTCCATCTGGAAAAGTAGGCGGGGCGATGTTGCATGAGTAGTCAGCGCCCGACTTCAGATGGAGTCCAACGACGGAATCAACGATCTTCGGGTCGATCAATGGGCAGTCACCCGTGATGCGGACCACCGTTTCTGCGGACGTCTCTAGAGCCGCCCGGTAGTAACGGTCGAGTACATCCAACTCGCTACCGCGAAAGACGGGAAATCCCAGACTCTCGACGACTCCACACAACTCGTCATCCGTGGACTCCTTCGAAGTAACAAGCGTCACTGATTCGAGACTGGAAGCCATCGCCAGCCGATTCAATACCCATCCTATCAACGGCCAGCCCTCAATGTCCTCAAGAACCTTGCCGGGGAAC contains:
- a CDS encoding aminotransferase class III-fold pyridoxal phosphate-dependent enzyme, with product MKEHRVLAFVQARTGSSRFPGKVLEDIEGWPLIGWVLNRLAMASSLESVTLVTSKESTDDELCGVVESLGFPVFRGSELDVLDRYYRAALETSAETVVRITGDCPLIDPKIVDSVVGLHLKSGADYSCNIAPPTFPDGLDTEVFSFSALKVAWKNATRLYDREHVTSFMRESGRFHTENYSCDFDYSGSRWTVDEKPDLDVVRSVCAHFRPQRHFAWTEVRELEVSEPWLFVRNRGAERNAGSAVGSGQKTWRRAKQVIPGGGMLLSKRPEMFLPGKWPAYYSKARGCHVWDLDGNRFLDVSLMGIGTNLLGYGNPEVDAAVKKAVEAGNMSTLNCPEEVLLAEKLCDMHPFAEMVRLARTGGEANAIAIRIARAASGRDTVAFCGYHGWHDWYISANLSDDAGLDGHLLPGLDPRGVPRALKDTALPFQYNRLDQLEAIVQNNNVGVIKMEVSRDSGPAPGFLEGVRRLADRIGAVLVFDECTSGFRAEFGGLHKLYGVEPDLAIFGKTLGNGYAITSVVGRREVMEVAQSTFISSTFWTERIGPSAALATLRVMERDRSWQYVTDLGIWLQDQWRQLAASHGIPLVVTGIPALSSFRVDSVNWLQYKTLISQELLKSGMLATNAIYVCTQHTRDLLQPYLEALGRVFAMIKLCEDGREIGELLETDVCHSGFRRLT